From Trypanosoma brucei gambiense DAL972 chromosome 5, complete sequence:
GTTTTGGCTCCCTTGCAGTGTTGCTTGCAGCTGTAAGTGTTGTGATTTTAGCACTGCGATGTCTGAAAGAAGTTTCGCCTCCCGTTCCTTTGCCCCGTCCTTACTTTGTGCGACTAGCTGGCGTGCAGTGTCaagttccctttctttctcctttgcCTCTTCGGTCGTCCGCGATATTTCGATCTCATAAGCCCTTCGCTCGCTCAGAAGTTTTTGTTGAAGCTGGGAAGTGGCAGTCCGGTTATTGGCTATTTGGGCGTTAAGAAATGTTATTTTGTCGAAGTTTTCTCGCTCTTTCCGCCGCAACAAATGCTCAAGTTCCTCCATTCGTCTTTGATTGCTCTCAAGCTCAACGAAGGTGGCCTCCAACTCCTTTTCGAGCTTCTCCCTCTCGTTCTGCATCTCCTCGTTTTCCACAGCACGTTTTTCGTGGATGGTTTGTAGCTCTCCAGAGAGGTACTGCGAATCATGCTTGACTTGTTCCAATTGCTGCTTATAATCACGTAACACCACATCTGAGTTCATTTTTATGTCAGTGTTCTCTTTCTTCAATGCTTCTACCTCATCCTCGAACCGAGAGCACTTTGCCTCCAGCTGAAggtacttttccctttcgaTGCTTGCCTGCCGCTGTTCCTCCTCAAGTTGCTCTTCGTAACggcgtttgttttcttcaatttGCGCATTGAGCATCTGCATCAAGGCGACATTTTTCCTGTCATCTGCCTCCCGTGTTTCTACAACCTCCTGCATCGAACGGTTCATCGATATTGCCTTTTCGAGTTCCCGTTGCAAACCAGCAATCGTCAACGCATGACTGCGTatctccccctccttctcgTCCATACGCGCCTCCATTTTTATTCGGTACTCCGAATGATCCTCCTTCGCAACGCGCAGTTCTACACGGAGATTCTCATTATCGCACTCGATTGAACTGATTGTTTTTTCAGTTTCTGCACGAAGATTGTTCAATTGCAACTCCGCTGTGTGCTTTTCCTGTACGAGgagtttctgtttctcctccacctccaatCGCAGCAGACCCACCTCATTCAGCAATGTGTCACGCATGAGCACTAATTGCTCAACCTGGACCTCGGATGCCATACGCTCCTCCCTTAACGTAGCAGTCAGTTGCTCCACCTTGGCCATGAGctccttcacttttccttccttctcacgGAGAATTCGAACCTGTTCCTCCTTCCACAGAGTTATGCGTTCCTCCTGCTCCTCTCGGTCACGGCGCTCATTCTCACGCTTCTGGATTTCCTCCCCCTCGGCTTCTTGTGCGCGGAGCTGTTGCATGCGGAGAATCTCCGCACTCACCTCCTTGTtacccttcttccttcccctcttcgGAGCCATGTTTTCTCACCTTTGATCACTCTACTGAACCTAATAAATCCCGTAAGTAGCGGTAAAACTAACGTGTTAGTGGGGTTAACGCAACAGCAGAACAGAGACGTGGCTATATGCCAGGATCAGGCAACGGCAACGTGTGGCGCCGCACCATACCGAATAGGTTTGTaataaacgaaaacaaaaacgcaaCCCATTTATCTCTGGAAGCGGGCCGTCAACCAGAGAGTGCAAGGGTTAGAAAGGGCATCCCCAAAATATATCTATGGAAAAAGTTTGCATCGGTTTCGGAGTCACATAGCAACGGGTACACACTAACCAAATACCCTTTGCGCAGACAATTCGGTTGGAAGTGAAGGGGTTTGAATTCCATGAGGCCGACGGGCGCCGAGCACGCACTGAAACATATCACCAACGTCTTGTTTTCGAACCTGTGTCACGACAAGCCGAAGTCGAGCGAGTGTCTCAAGTAAACTAATGTACGTAAAGGAAGAGCAGTGTACACCAGTCACCTCTATGTAATCAACTAATCTATTTATATCCGTGCACAACCTACGCACATCAGCCTCGAAGGCACCAACACTACAGTATCCCTCTATCCCATCAACTATAGCCTCTATTTTGCTGTTAACTGTCGAAACGCGCTCTGTTGTGGAAATACCAGCGATCGACGAAGGCCACGAGAAACAGCTTTTGCCGGAACTCCAAGTGGCATCTCGTTTTGACATCAGTACCATCACCTcgcaaaaacgaaaaagagagaaactgGTGGGCAGTACAAGCGAAAACGTAGTTAGTTATAGGGAGCTTGTGTACAGGGTAATGGGGAAAGTCCAATAGGGGAAGCACAACAAACCACAGCGCGCCCCCACCTGACCAGCAACACTTGACACACTGTATAGGAAAAGTGAAATAGCTCCACGCACCCTATAGTTGTGACGACATTTAAAAACGtcaacaaaaatatcattgataataatgaaaaagttAGCTAGTGAACAGCGACCTGAATATAACTAAGAATTTTGAAGGTACTGTGATATCCATCTGAAGGCATCACCATAACCAACTTTCTTGACAACACTGCACATAAACACTTCAAGGGGTCTCACAGCAGGGTCAGTCACCTTGTTTTGCTTACCGGTGGAAAGTCCTGTTAACCCCATGGCTGTAATAAGGTGATCCTCTGATACAGCACGTGGCAAATCGATTTTGTTTccaagaataataaacggcGTCTTGGCAAGCTCTTCTGtttgcaaaagcatgtcaagTTCTTGCTTCGCCTCTTGGAAGCGCTCAGGGTTGGCAGCATCCACAATGAAAACGACACCGTCCACTTTAGTGAAGTAATCCTTCCATAGGCGACGAGCTTCCAGATGGCCACCCATATCAATAGTCTTGAGCTTAATTCCACCAAGGGTAAGTTCCTCGACGTTTGGGTGGAAGGTAGGCCTGTGAACATGCACCTGGTCAGTAGCAAGCTTTCCAAGTAGTGTCGTCTTCCCGGCATTATCAAGCCCGAGAAACAAAATTTTGCCTGTCTTATTTGTGAAGCCAAGGAAGGACAGCATGTCCCAAAACCACGAAAACAGCCCCATAGCCCCTACAACTCTGATAAGATGTGCAGTCGAAAGAAACACTAAAGGATACAACGAGATAGGGGAGAGAAAGTCTGTGGGGAAAGAATGCAGGAAGAGGCAACAGTGAGTAGCAAGAGAGCCGGTAGGATCCTCAACCACTAAAGGGGTACACGCTGCCTATAAGGCGAGGCAAGCACCGTAGCAGAAAAAGGATTAAAATGCAGACGgatttatatataaagatCACTTTTTAAACTTCGATCGACCCTTAGGTCGCGGCCTATGTGGGCTGCACCAAGGTCGTTCGTTTTCGCTATCCCACTGCCGAGACAGTGTCAGTAGTTTGTGCTCCGAATTCATTACCGACTCCATATTCGCAAATTCTTTCATACGCACACCCTCGCAACATGTATGAAAGTAGCCCCTTTGGGAACGGGGAACAAACAGGGTTCGATTGCATAAGTGACATCGCTTTAGCAAAACATGTTTCGCCTTCAAAAGACGAGTTGGATCGTCTGGGTTCTCCTTTCTATATTTCCCCCTAAAATATCTCGGGTTGACCATCTGCGGTCGGCCGTTCAGAGCTAATCCTGAGGGTCTGTTTTTCCACGGATTAAAGGCGGTGACATTAGcatgagaaaaaaatttatttaACCTGAGCATCTACCCTGGATCAAGCATTCGCACTACATTATGCACAATACACATATGAGATGGAAAGAATTGTTATTAAaactaataataacagtaaagTGGGTACAAGGAGGGAAGTGCGCACAtagaaaaatacaacaatAAAACTTCAAGAGAATAAAAAGAttaaaccaaaaacaaataatcgGTGATGATATAAACTGGAAAAAACGTACACATCTAATTGACCTCTGCACCACTGCCGCTGTCATCTAATCTAAAAAATAAACGCGGTAACATTCAATAAAGTTTCACTAATTCGATCTTTGCCTCTTTGCACCACAATTTCCCTCGTCACAGAGGTTTGAAATCAGGTTTGGTTCCCTCACACTTACTCTGCACAACGCAACTTCCATCTGTTGTATTTTCGCCTTGTCAACGGCTGTGATTTGTGCACCGGACTTTCTTGACATATCCTCTAGCATCCCCTTAAGTTGTTCAAAGCTCTTGATCCAGTAATTCACTTCTTCGTTGGCTCGATGTATCGCCTTCATTGCCCAATCCTTTTCTTTAGCTCTGAAACATTCCGTTTCTTCGCGTTTAGCCTTTACTGCTTCCAGAGCCTTCTTATACTCTCCTTTGCGGGAAATTTCGTAGTCAAGCTTACTTCGGAGCTTCTGGGTTCTCTGCTCCAACTCGTCAACGTTACGCTTTTCAGTATCTAGTAAGCGGGAAAGCTCTCTCACCTGATCGTCTTTCTTCTGAATATCGGCAGCGTGCTGCCGCGATAGAACACTAATCTTCTCCATGAGGCTTTCACTGTTCTTTTcagctttctccttttcattcTCAGCGACGTTAATTTTCCTCGTAAGACCTTCCCTCTGCTCTACAAGAAGTTTCTCACTTCCCTCAACACGTGATTCGATTTCCCTCAACTTGAGCTCAAGGTGAGAACACATGTCCTCGGCGTTTCTTCGCACCTTTTCCAGGTGACTTAGTCTGCGCAGCAGCTCGTCGTTCTTGTTCGTGTATAACACACGATATTCCTCTGCCACAGCAAGCGTTTTCTCAACTGTCAGTGCGCTATATTGGTCAACAATATCT
This genomic window contains:
- a CDS encoding ADP-ribosylation factor, putative, with amino-acid sequence MGLFSWFWDMLSFLGFTNKTGKILFLGLDNAGKTTLLGKLATDQVHVHRPTFHPNVEELTLGGIKLKTIDMGGHLEARRLWKDYFTKVDGVVFIVDAANPERFQEAKQELDMLLQTEELAKTPFIILGNKIDLPRAVSEDHLITAMGLTGLSTGKQNKVTDPAVRPLEVFMCSVVKKVGYGDAFRWISQYLQNS
- a CDS encoding paraflagellar rod component par4, putative is translated as MAPKRGRKKGNKEVSAEILRMQQLRAQEAEGEEIQKRENERRDREEQEERITLWKEEQVRILREKEGKVKELMAKVEQLTATLREERMASEVQVEQLVLMRDTLLNEVGLLRLEVEEKQKLLVQEKHTAELQLNNLRAETEKTISSIECDNENLRVELRVAKEDHSEYRIKMEARMDEKEGEIRSHALTIAGLQRELEKAISMNRSMQEVVETREADDRKNVALMQMLNAQIEENKRRYEEQLEEEQRQASIEREKYLQLEAKCSRFEDEVEALKKENTDIKMNSDVVLRDYKQQLEQVKHDSQYLSGELQTIHEKRAVENEEMQNEREKLEKELEATFVELESNQRRMEELEHLLRRKERENFDKITFLNAQIANNRTATSQLQQKLLSERRAYEIEISRTTEEAKEKERELDTARQLVAQSKDGAKEREAKLLSDIAVLKSQHLQLQATLQGSQNTLDTAVAAKDGEIARLRRLLDAHFIPHRNTIEGEVETHEGTIAILSEKISELTREMEVREQLALETETQLKARIFNQEEVIDALREDLRVCESRRREELRSSEDEVSRLKKTLEVHFIPYEM